The following proteins come from a genomic window of Falco rusticolus isolate bFalRus1 chromosome 9, bFalRus1.pri, whole genome shotgun sequence:
- the NKX2-3 gene encoding homeobox protein Nkx-2.3 isoform X1: protein MMLPSPITSTPFSVKDILNLEQQQDPHYGAQLPHHLEHHFHPAACLLAAADGARFSDGEEEEEEEKLSYLSPMAAPGSQADARISADSYVHAVLRGSCEAPGPGEEQDPAARDPKSCVLKKPLDAAEKAEEAERPKQRSRRKPRVLFSQAQVFELERRFKQQRYLSAPEREHLASSLKLTSTQVKIWFQNRRYKCKRQRQDKSLELGGPAAPPPPRRVAVPVLVRDGKPCLGGSQGYSSAYNGPYSYNGFPAYGYGNAASYNPGYGCTYPAGTGGASMQAACSPAAAAGPFVNVGGLGGFGGGGQPLHQAAAGPSCSQGALQGIRAW, encoded by the exons ATGATGTTACCGAGCCCCATCACCTCCACCCCCTTCTCTGTCAAAGACATCCTCaacctggagcagcagcaggatccGCACTATGGGGCCCAGCTCCCGCACCACCTGGAGCACCACTTCCACCCCGCCGCCTGCCTGCTGGCGGCCGCCGATGGCGCCCGCTTCTCCGACGGcgaggaggaagaggaggaggagaagctgtCCTACCTGAGCCCCATGGCAGCGCCCGGCAGCCAGGCGGACGCGCGGATCTCTGCCGACAGTTACGTGCACGCAGTACTGCGCGGCTCCTGCGAGGCCCCTGGCCCGGGAGAGGAGCAGGACCCCGCGGCCCGCGACCCAA AGAGCTGCGTCCTGAAGAAGCCACTGGATGCGGCGGAGAAGGCGGAGGAGGCGGAGAGGCCGAAGCAGCGGAGTCGGAGGAAGCCGCGCGTCCTCTTCTCCCAGGCGCAGGTCTTCGAGCTGGAGCGGCGGTTCAAGCAGCAGCGTTACCTGTCGGCACCCGAGCGGGAGCACCTGGCCAGCAGCCTCAAGCTCACCTCCACGCAGGTGAAGATCTGGTTCCAGAACCGGCGCTACAAGTGCAAGCGGCAGCGGCAGGACAAGTCGCTGGAGCtgggcggccccgcggccccgccgccgccgcgcagggTGGCCGTGCCCGTGCTGGTCCGCGACGGCAAGCCGTGCCTCGGCGGGTCGCAGGGCTACAGCTCGGCGTACAACGGGCCGTACTCCTACAACGGCTTCCCCGCCTACGGCTACGGCAACGCCGCCTCCTACAACCCCGGCTACGGCTGCACCTACCCGGCGGGCACCGGCGGCGCCTCCATGCAAGCCGCTTgcagcccggcggcggccgccggtCCCTTCGTGAACGTGGGCGGCCTGGGGGGCTTCGGCGGCGGCGGCCAACCGCTGCAccaggcggcggcggggccctcctgcagccagggcgCACTGCAGGGCATCCGGGCCTGGTAG
- the NKX2-3 gene encoding homeobox protein Nkx-2.3 isoform X2, translating into MMLPSPITSTPFSVKDILNLEQQQDPHYGAQLPHHLEHHFHPAACLLAAADGARFSDGEEEEEEEKLSYLSPMAAPGSQADARISADSYVHAVLRGSCEAPGPGEEQDPAARDPSEYRCVLKKPLDAAEKAEEAERPKQRSRRKPRVLFSQAQVFELERRFKQQRYLSAPEREHLASSLKLTSTQVKIWFQNRRYKCKRQRQDKSLELGGPAAPPPPRRVAVPVLVRDGKPCLGGSQGYSSAYNGPYSYNGFPAYGYGNAASYNPGYGCTYPAGTGGASMQAACSPAAAAGPFVNVGGLGGFGGGGQPLHQAAAGPSCSQGALQGIRAW; encoded by the exons ATGATGTTACCGAGCCCCATCACCTCCACCCCCTTCTCTGTCAAAGACATCCTCaacctggagcagcagcaggatccGCACTATGGGGCCCAGCTCCCGCACCACCTGGAGCACCACTTCCACCCCGCCGCCTGCCTGCTGGCGGCCGCCGATGGCGCCCGCTTCTCCGACGGcgaggaggaagaggaggaggagaagctgtCCTACCTGAGCCCCATGGCAGCGCCCGGCAGCCAGGCGGACGCGCGGATCTCTGCCGACAGTTACGTGCACGCAGTACTGCGCGGCTCCTGCGAGGCCCCTGGCCCGGGAGAGGAGCAGGACCCCGCGGCCCGCGACCCAAGTGAGTAtcg CTGCGTCCTGAAGAAGCCACTGGATGCGGCGGAGAAGGCGGAGGAGGCGGAGAGGCCGAAGCAGCGGAGTCGGAGGAAGCCGCGCGTCCTCTTCTCCCAGGCGCAGGTCTTCGAGCTGGAGCGGCGGTTCAAGCAGCAGCGTTACCTGTCGGCACCCGAGCGGGAGCACCTGGCCAGCAGCCTCAAGCTCACCTCCACGCAGGTGAAGATCTGGTTCCAGAACCGGCGCTACAAGTGCAAGCGGCAGCGGCAGGACAAGTCGCTGGAGCtgggcggccccgcggccccgccgccgccgcgcagggTGGCCGTGCCCGTGCTGGTCCGCGACGGCAAGCCGTGCCTCGGCGGGTCGCAGGGCTACAGCTCGGCGTACAACGGGCCGTACTCCTACAACGGCTTCCCCGCCTACGGCTACGGCAACGCCGCCTCCTACAACCCCGGCTACGGCTGCACCTACCCGGCGGGCACCGGCGGCGCCTCCATGCAAGCCGCTTgcagcccggcggcggccgccggtCCCTTCGTGAACGTGGGCGGCCTGGGGGGCTTCGGCGGCGGCGGCCAACCGCTGCAccaggcggcggcggggccctcctgcagccagggcgCACTGCAGGGCATCCGGGCCTGGTAG